In Tachysurus fulvidraco isolate hzauxx_2018 chromosome 1, HZAU_PFXX_2.0, whole genome shotgun sequence, a single window of DNA contains:
- the LOC113635117 gene encoding NACHT and WD repeat domain-containing protein 2 isoform X2 — MWPSGIGSRLPCPRESALRRAAISGNVLALPPNHVPTGRSVRVFICANPDDTEAERNALKEHVYPKLRDFCRENYGIEFQVVDLYWGVDPEEWDSPELQRLRMKLLEECLKTSAGPCFVGLVGEKYGSIRVPGEVESAEFEMILDAAVEAGLDTRILEEWYCRDENSVPPAYYLKPKAETLKNYQNSMESSSVAKAKNAKAWRAVSEEIKTMFRTAVLQLQEKGTMKSAQAKKFLCSALEDELDFALGKQTPAFLKKCVCYIRKISNFDRFAKMPDMARYMDIVMSADRVVRNQEAYERLLKVRDEFIPTIVAASNLRVYSSVTHCDMKLGYSQEVESHYVEGLCKQFYEDMVDIIQATVQQNFDTETDQLYDEIVQHLSLCKTFSSFYVYESEVLDIVQEYLYPSKGGRILPLVVYGGPCTGKTLLLAEVAKQAYSWLQKEMGPETDPVIIVRFIGSTDLSTDLRNLLQSICEQISINYRCLIHYLPNKIEEMRELMINLLGESSFHRPLVIILDSLEQLSEAEEARKLWWLPIHLPCTVRIVVSTLPNKHGILQKLRCLVHDEDCYVELTQRDRKACSQTLKQQLLGVKRKVTSGQQIYVNEALAKCTLPMFVNLIYREVVHWRSHKDVDEKSLCSTVHESIEHLFISIENKLGSHFVFRALGYITMARVGLTEVELEDILSLDNSVLGDIMVSSNLTNPLRISYDLIAQLREELEGYLVERQVRNVTLLVWANRHLHLIAQKLYLSNEEDVHQMHSLLAEYFLGVWAGGRKKIFHCDNNHFASLNISQHRNPHNQQSLQGHDKASAEKHSYDRQTPEQPWVFQCNLLEPDIFFVNHRKMTELLFHLTRSGRTDDLMYGVIMNFSWLYTMIKIGQFDKALTDIDLAYSYSQEKELKFLASTLRSIKAKVIKNPASLSAELQQRLLPVVTSLPKLRHLLLECDKDGPKYCSIVPLHSSMDVTYSPERLPLCSSYMQIVEILPTLAPNIVIVALEDGSVSTWDVESRQLLRQIDTARSVVLGVRLTTDEKYLVVATTKNTLLIYDNHKSCLLSEVEVKGSKQCGITGGVAFINGFTLSSPHALAWLEASKDVSVIDLQYGWPLYQFHCWYEVTCVECSPDGMYAFCGQYLNTTTIFHLGSGDKLATVTSEFSGGFVKSILVLDTIHQMVMIDNEGSLSVWNTKDITNPRLMEDYDCRGDDSDVVGIELSEDQKSVLICKARSIEVLDTKLWKMVEKFKAKRSERFVAAVLSKNGQSIVASMENTSSIFVWRRDSGQCMASLIEISGSIVKLIKSTHHNLLLSVASSGVLSVWDIDIITAMSNIDKTGKRMQNVQLSGREDFVYTMDGSEAIHKWNFSTGFIEMVFKHEGLVENCVLTTSGDLMVTSDDKCSQYIWQTATGENIFRINGQKISQLLITHNDQFVVSLCEQNASRVWRLATGHKVCNILVTLQHALITTANTFLVGTTKNKLLAVSLWSGSVSKKFVCDDGITIINFKLIPDSPDYVVFITSTETVFLWSVADESVCRRVQLPSNFLKNLEDFQISPNGKLGIVSKGDDNINVLDLHSGKLRLVHAAGIIWRQKLSRDGRYLVYICFGNSDEDDDAGVVSSLIVMRLADGKSIGTCSLYKTPTYLCLSQRALNIIIGFEDGSIGTYTVVDRVDAALKIKIATSNSRQIVNNASQKIRPKCSTNAFKTIADCMWRESTEVFSRDSPINVSDSGEPETTTPTKKD; from the exons GGTTTGGTGGGGGAGAAGTACGGCAGCATTCGTGTTCCAGGCGAAGTGGAATCGGCTGAGTTTGAAATGATTCTAGATGCCGCAGTGGAAGCGGGTCTGGACACGCGGATCCTGGAGGAGTGGTACTGCCGGGATGAAAACTCAGTACCACCGGCATACTACCTCAAACCAAAAGCTGAGACGCTGAAAAACTACCAGAACTCA ATGGAGTCGAGCAGTGTTGCGAAGGCCAAGAATGCTAAAGCTTGGAGAGCAGTTTCTGAAGAGATCAAGACAATGTTTCGAACTGCAGTCCTACAACTACAAGAAAAAGGAACCATGAAAAGTGCACAGGCTAAAAAATTTCTTTGTTCGG CATTGGAGGATGAGTTGGACTTTGCTTTAGGAAAACAAACTCCAGCATTCctgaagaagtgtgtgtgttacatccgCAAAATCTCCAACTTTGACCGCTTTGCCAAGATGCCTGACATGGCCCGCTACATGGACATTGTTATGAGTGCGGATCGTGTTGTGAGGAACCAAGAGGCCTATGAACGGCTTCTGAAAGTCAGAGATGAGTTCATTCCTACGATAGTCGCAGCGTCCAACCTCCGTGTCTATTCCTCAGTCACCCATTGCGATATGAAACTTGGCTACTCCCAAGAGGTAGAGAGTCACTATGTGGAGGGTCTGTGTAAGCAGTTCTACGAGGACATGGTAGACATTATTCAAGCTACTGTACAGCAAAACTTTgacacagaaacagatcaaCTGTACGATGAGATTGTACAACATCTTTCGCTGTGCAAgacattttcctcattttatGTGTATGAAAGCGAGGTCCTGGATATAGTGCAAGAATACCTGTATCCATCCAAAGGGGGGAGAATATTGCCCCTAGTCGTTTACGGAGGCCCGTGCACTGGAAAGACGCTGTTGCTTGCTGAGGTGGCTAAACAG GCATACTCATGGCTTCAGAAAGAAATGGGGCCAGAAACAGATCCTGTCATCATCGTGCGCTTCATTGGTTCAACTGACCTCTCTACAGACCTCCGCAACCTCCTCCAAAGTATTTGTGAGCAGATTTCCATAAACTATCGCTGCTTAATCCACTACCTGCCAAACAAGATTGAAGAGATGAGAGAATTGATGATAAACCTTCTTGGGGAGTCATCCTTCCATCGACCCCTAGTGATCATACTAGATTCCTTGGAACAGCTGTCCGAAGCAGAAGAGGCACGTAAGCTGTGGTGGTTGCCTATCCACCTCCCTTGTACAGTCCGCATTGTGGTATCAACCTTGCCTAACAAACATGGGATACTACAGAAATTACGTTGCCTGGTACATGATGAGGATTGCTATGTAGAATTGACACAAAGAGACCGTAAAGCATGTAGCCAAACACTCAAACAGCAACTTCTGGGTGTAAAACGAAAAGTAACCTCAGGCCAgcaaatatatgtaaatgaagCACTGGCAAAATGTACACTGCCCATGTTTGTCAACCTTATCTATCGTGAGGTGGTACACTGGCGCTCACACAAAGATGTTGATGAAAAGTCCCTTTGCTCAACAGTGCACGAGAGCATAGAACATCTCTTCATCTCCATTGAAAATAAGCTGGGATCCCACTTTGTCTTTCGTGCATTGGGATACATTACAATGGCTCGTGTAGGGTTGACAGAGGTGGAACTGGAGGATATACTGTCTTTAGACAATAGTGTACTTGGAGACATCATGGTCAGCTCAAATCTAACAAATCCCCTGCGAATCTCTTATGATCTCATTGCTCAACTAAGAGAAGAGCTGGAGGGTTACCTGGTGGAGCGTCAGGTTCGGAATGTAACCCTGTTGGTATGGGCAAACAGGCATCTGCATCTCATTGCACAAAAGTTGTATCTTAGTAATGAAGAAGATGTGCACCAAATGCACAGCCTTTTAGCTGAGTATTTTCTTGGAGTATGGGCAGGTGGTAGAAAGAAGATTTTCCACTGTGACAACAATCACTTTGCCTCATTAAACATCTCTCAGCATCGGAACCCTCACAACCAACAAAGCCTTCAAGGCCACGACAAAGCCTCTGCTGAAAAGCATTCATATGACCGGCAGACTCCAGAACAACCCTGGGTGTTTCAATGCAACTTACTTGAGCCAGACATCTTCTTTGTCAATCACCGAAAAATGACAGAACTGTTATTTCATTTGACAAGGAGTGGGCGGACAGATGACCTCATGTATGGTGTTATAATGAACTTCAGTTGGCTATATACAATGATAAAGATTGGACAATTTGACAAGGCCTTGACAGACATAGACCTGGCCTACAGCTACTCACAGGAAAAGGAGCTCAAGTTCCTTGCTAGCACACTAAGAAGTATAAAGGCTAAAGTAATCAAGAACCCTGCTTCACTGTCTGCTGAGCTTCAGCAAAGACTTCTTCCTGTGGTCACATCCCTTCCCAAACTCCGACACCTCTTACTAGAGTGTGACAAGGATGGACCCAAATACTGCTCCATAGTACCGCTCCACTCTTCCATGGATGTTACATACAGTCCTGAGAGACTACCACTGTGCTCTAGTTATATGCAGATAGTTGAGATTCTACCTACTTTGGCTCCCAACATTGTAATTGTAGCTCTTGAGGATGGCTCAGTCAGTACATGGGATGTTGAGAGCAGACAGTTGCTGAGACAGATTGACACAGCAAGGTCAGTTGTTCTTGGTGTTAGGCTCACCACAGATGAGAAGTACCTTGTGGTTGCCACTACAAAAAACACACTACTAATTTATGATAACCATAAATCCTGTTTGTTGTCAGAGGTGGAAGTTAAAGGCTCAAAGCAATGTGGCATCACAGGTGGGGTAGCATTCATTAATGGATTTACCTTATCCAGCCCCCATGCCTTAGCTTGGCTGGAGGCCAGTAAAGATGTCAGTGTGATTGACCTGCAGTATGGCTGGCCATTATACCAGTTCCATTGCTGGTATGAAGTAACCTGTGTTGAATGCTCCCCAGATGGTATGTATGCATTTTGTGGGCAGTATTTAAACACCACTACTATATTCCACCTAGGAAGTGGAGATAAGCTAGCAACAGTGACCTCTGAGTTTTCTGGTGGATTTGTGAAGTCCATCCTGGTTCTAGATACAATACATCAAATGGTGATGATTGACAATGAAGGTAGCCTTTCTGTCTGGAACACCAAAGATATCACAAATCCCAGGCTTATGGAGGACTATGACTGCAGAGGGGATGATAGTGATGTGGTAGGTATAGAATTATCTGAGGATCAGAAATCAGTACTTATTTGCAAAGCCAGAAGCATTGAGGTGCTCGATACCAAGCTTTGGAAGATGGTAGAGAAGTTTAAGGCCAAACGTAGTGAGAGATTTGTGGCTGCTGTTCTGTCAAAGAATGGCCAAAGTATTGTAGCATCAATGGAAAATACTTCATCCATATTTGTGTGGAGAAGGGACAGTGGGCAATGCATGGCTAGTTTAATAGAGATATCAGGATCCATTGTCAAGTTGATCAAGTCAACACACCATAACTTGCTTTTGTCCGTAGCCAGCAGTGGGGTTCTCTCAGTTTGGGACATTGATATCATAACAGCAATGTCAAACATTGACAAAACAGGCAAAAGGATGCAAAATGTACAGTTGTCAGGCAGAGAAGACTTTGTCTACACAATGGATGGCTCTGAAGCCATCCATAAGTGGAATTTCAGCACAGGTTTCATTGAGATGGTGTTTAAACATGAAGGGTTAGTGGAGAACTGTGTTCTTACCACATCTGGTGACCTTATGGTGACATCTGATGACAAATGTAGCCAATATATCTGGCAGACTGCCACTGGTGAGAATATCTTCCGAATCAACGGTCAAAAAATATCCCAACTTCTTATCACCCATAATGACCAATTTGTGGTTTCTCTCTGTGAACAAAATGCCTCGCGTGTCTGGAGGCTTGCTACTGGACACAAAGTGTGCAACATCTTGGTTACCCTCCAGCATGCACTTATCACCACTGCCAATACTTTCCTGGTTGGTACAACTAAAAACAAGCTGTTGGCTGTCAGCTTGTGGTCCGGCAGTGTATCCAAGAAGTTCGTCTGTGATGATGGGATCACAATCATAAATTTTAAGCTAATTCCAGACAGTCCAGACTATGTTGTCTTCATCACATCCACAGAGACTGTTTTCCTATGGAGTGTAGCTGATGAGTCAGTCTGCAGAAGGGTGCAACTGCCTAGCAACTTCTTAAAGAACTTGGAAGACTTCCAGATCTCACCAAATGGAAAATTGGGAATTGTATCTAAAGGAGATGACAACATAAATGTCCTGGATCTACACAGTGGAAAATTGCGCTTAGTCCATGCAGCAGGCATTATATGGAGGCAAAAGTTATCAAGAGATGGACGGTACTTGGtctatatttgttttggaaattctgatgaggatgatgatgcaGGTGTGGTTTCTAGTTTAATTGTCATGCGACTTGCTGATGGAAAGAGTATTGGTACCTGTTCTCTCTACAAAACACCAACCTACTTGTGCCTATCACAACGAGCACTCAACATAATTATTGGATTTGAGGATGGTAGCATAGGGACATACACAGTTGTGGACCGTGTAGATGCAGCCCTCAAAATCAAGATTGCCACCTCCAACAGCCGGCAGATTGTCAACAATGCCTCACAGAAAATACGACCCAAGTGCAGCACTAATGCCTTCAAGACCATTGCTGATTGCATGTGGAGGGAGTCAACTGAAGTTTTCTCTCGAGATAGCCCCATCAATGTCTCTGACAGTGGGGAGCCtgaaacaacaacaccaacaaaaaaAGACTGA
- the LOC113635117 gene encoding NACHT and WD repeat domain-containing protein 2 isoform X1, whose protein sequence is MKRMNTRWKSSPMWPSGIGSRLPCPRESALRRAAISGNVLALPPNHVPTGRSVRVFICANPDDTEAERNALKEHVYPKLRDFCRENYGIEFQVVDLYWGVDPEEWDSPELQRLRMKLLEECLKTSAGPCFVGLVGEKYGSIRVPGEVESAEFEMILDAAVEAGLDTRILEEWYCRDENSVPPAYYLKPKAETLKNYQNSMESSSVAKAKNAKAWRAVSEEIKTMFRTAVLQLQEKGTMKSAQAKKFLCSALEDELDFALGKQTPAFLKKCVCYIRKISNFDRFAKMPDMARYMDIVMSADRVVRNQEAYERLLKVRDEFIPTIVAASNLRVYSSVTHCDMKLGYSQEVESHYVEGLCKQFYEDMVDIIQATVQQNFDTETDQLYDEIVQHLSLCKTFSSFYVYESEVLDIVQEYLYPSKGGRILPLVVYGGPCTGKTLLLAEVAKQAYSWLQKEMGPETDPVIIVRFIGSTDLSTDLRNLLQSICEQISINYRCLIHYLPNKIEEMRELMINLLGESSFHRPLVIILDSLEQLSEAEEARKLWWLPIHLPCTVRIVVSTLPNKHGILQKLRCLVHDEDCYVELTQRDRKACSQTLKQQLLGVKRKVTSGQQIYVNEALAKCTLPMFVNLIYREVVHWRSHKDVDEKSLCSTVHESIEHLFISIENKLGSHFVFRALGYITMARVGLTEVELEDILSLDNSVLGDIMVSSNLTNPLRISYDLIAQLREELEGYLVERQVRNVTLLVWANRHLHLIAQKLYLSNEEDVHQMHSLLAEYFLGVWAGGRKKIFHCDNNHFASLNISQHRNPHNQQSLQGHDKASAEKHSYDRQTPEQPWVFQCNLLEPDIFFVNHRKMTELLFHLTRSGRTDDLMYGVIMNFSWLYTMIKIGQFDKALTDIDLAYSYSQEKELKFLASTLRSIKAKVIKNPASLSAELQQRLLPVVTSLPKLRHLLLECDKDGPKYCSIVPLHSSMDVTYSPERLPLCSSYMQIVEILPTLAPNIVIVALEDGSVSTWDVESRQLLRQIDTARSVVLGVRLTTDEKYLVVATTKNTLLIYDNHKSCLLSEVEVKGSKQCGITGGVAFINGFTLSSPHALAWLEASKDVSVIDLQYGWPLYQFHCWYEVTCVECSPDGMYAFCGQYLNTTTIFHLGSGDKLATVTSEFSGGFVKSILVLDTIHQMVMIDNEGSLSVWNTKDITNPRLMEDYDCRGDDSDVVGIELSEDQKSVLICKARSIEVLDTKLWKMVEKFKAKRSERFVAAVLSKNGQSIVASMENTSSIFVWRRDSGQCMASLIEISGSIVKLIKSTHHNLLLSVASSGVLSVWDIDIITAMSNIDKTGKRMQNVQLSGREDFVYTMDGSEAIHKWNFSTGFIEMVFKHEGLVENCVLTTSGDLMVTSDDKCSQYIWQTATGENIFRINGQKISQLLITHNDQFVVSLCEQNASRVWRLATGHKVCNILVTLQHALITTANTFLVGTTKNKLLAVSLWSGSVSKKFVCDDGITIINFKLIPDSPDYVVFITSTETVFLWSVADESVCRRVQLPSNFLKNLEDFQISPNGKLGIVSKGDDNINVLDLHSGKLRLVHAAGIIWRQKLSRDGRYLVYICFGNSDEDDDAGVVSSLIVMRLADGKSIGTCSLYKTPTYLCLSQRALNIIIGFEDGSIGTYTVVDRVDAALKIKIATSNSRQIVNNASQKIRPKCSTNAFKTIADCMWRESTEVFSRDSPINVSDSGEPETTTPTKKD, encoded by the exons GGTTTGGTGGGGGAGAAGTACGGCAGCATTCGTGTTCCAGGCGAAGTGGAATCGGCTGAGTTTGAAATGATTCTAGATGCCGCAGTGGAAGCGGGTCTGGACACGCGGATCCTGGAGGAGTGGTACTGCCGGGATGAAAACTCAGTACCACCGGCATACTACCTCAAACCAAAAGCTGAGACGCTGAAAAACTACCAGAACTCA ATGGAGTCGAGCAGTGTTGCGAAGGCCAAGAATGCTAAAGCTTGGAGAGCAGTTTCTGAAGAGATCAAGACAATGTTTCGAACTGCAGTCCTACAACTACAAGAAAAAGGAACCATGAAAAGTGCACAGGCTAAAAAATTTCTTTGTTCGG CATTGGAGGATGAGTTGGACTTTGCTTTAGGAAAACAAACTCCAGCATTCctgaagaagtgtgtgtgttacatccgCAAAATCTCCAACTTTGACCGCTTTGCCAAGATGCCTGACATGGCCCGCTACATGGACATTGTTATGAGTGCGGATCGTGTTGTGAGGAACCAAGAGGCCTATGAACGGCTTCTGAAAGTCAGAGATGAGTTCATTCCTACGATAGTCGCAGCGTCCAACCTCCGTGTCTATTCCTCAGTCACCCATTGCGATATGAAACTTGGCTACTCCCAAGAGGTAGAGAGTCACTATGTGGAGGGTCTGTGTAAGCAGTTCTACGAGGACATGGTAGACATTATTCAAGCTACTGTACAGCAAAACTTTgacacagaaacagatcaaCTGTACGATGAGATTGTACAACATCTTTCGCTGTGCAAgacattttcctcattttatGTGTATGAAAGCGAGGTCCTGGATATAGTGCAAGAATACCTGTATCCATCCAAAGGGGGGAGAATATTGCCCCTAGTCGTTTACGGAGGCCCGTGCACTGGAAAGACGCTGTTGCTTGCTGAGGTGGCTAAACAG GCATACTCATGGCTTCAGAAAGAAATGGGGCCAGAAACAGATCCTGTCATCATCGTGCGCTTCATTGGTTCAACTGACCTCTCTACAGACCTCCGCAACCTCCTCCAAAGTATTTGTGAGCAGATTTCCATAAACTATCGCTGCTTAATCCACTACCTGCCAAACAAGATTGAAGAGATGAGAGAATTGATGATAAACCTTCTTGGGGAGTCATCCTTCCATCGACCCCTAGTGATCATACTAGATTCCTTGGAACAGCTGTCCGAAGCAGAAGAGGCACGTAAGCTGTGGTGGTTGCCTATCCACCTCCCTTGTACAGTCCGCATTGTGGTATCAACCTTGCCTAACAAACATGGGATACTACAGAAATTACGTTGCCTGGTACATGATGAGGATTGCTATGTAGAATTGACACAAAGAGACCGTAAAGCATGTAGCCAAACACTCAAACAGCAACTTCTGGGTGTAAAACGAAAAGTAACCTCAGGCCAgcaaatatatgtaaatgaagCACTGGCAAAATGTACACTGCCCATGTTTGTCAACCTTATCTATCGTGAGGTGGTACACTGGCGCTCACACAAAGATGTTGATGAAAAGTCCCTTTGCTCAACAGTGCACGAGAGCATAGAACATCTCTTCATCTCCATTGAAAATAAGCTGGGATCCCACTTTGTCTTTCGTGCATTGGGATACATTACAATGGCTCGTGTAGGGTTGACAGAGGTGGAACTGGAGGATATACTGTCTTTAGACAATAGTGTACTTGGAGACATCATGGTCAGCTCAAATCTAACAAATCCCCTGCGAATCTCTTATGATCTCATTGCTCAACTAAGAGAAGAGCTGGAGGGTTACCTGGTGGAGCGTCAGGTTCGGAATGTAACCCTGTTGGTATGGGCAAACAGGCATCTGCATCTCATTGCACAAAAGTTGTATCTTAGTAATGAAGAAGATGTGCACCAAATGCACAGCCTTTTAGCTGAGTATTTTCTTGGAGTATGGGCAGGTGGTAGAAAGAAGATTTTCCACTGTGACAACAATCACTTTGCCTCATTAAACATCTCTCAGCATCGGAACCCTCACAACCAACAAAGCCTTCAAGGCCACGACAAAGCCTCTGCTGAAAAGCATTCATATGACCGGCAGACTCCAGAACAACCCTGGGTGTTTCAATGCAACTTACTTGAGCCAGACATCTTCTTTGTCAATCACCGAAAAATGACAGAACTGTTATTTCATTTGACAAGGAGTGGGCGGACAGATGACCTCATGTATGGTGTTATAATGAACTTCAGTTGGCTATATACAATGATAAAGATTGGACAATTTGACAAGGCCTTGACAGACATAGACCTGGCCTACAGCTACTCACAGGAAAAGGAGCTCAAGTTCCTTGCTAGCACACTAAGAAGTATAAAGGCTAAAGTAATCAAGAACCCTGCTTCACTGTCTGCTGAGCTTCAGCAAAGACTTCTTCCTGTGGTCACATCCCTTCCCAAACTCCGACACCTCTTACTAGAGTGTGACAAGGATGGACCCAAATACTGCTCCATAGTACCGCTCCACTCTTCCATGGATGTTACATACAGTCCTGAGAGACTACCACTGTGCTCTAGTTATATGCAGATAGTTGAGATTCTACCTACTTTGGCTCCCAACATTGTAATTGTAGCTCTTGAGGATGGCTCAGTCAGTACATGGGATGTTGAGAGCAGACAGTTGCTGAGACAGATTGACACAGCAAGGTCAGTTGTTCTTGGTGTTAGGCTCACCACAGATGAGAAGTACCTTGTGGTTGCCACTACAAAAAACACACTACTAATTTATGATAACCATAAATCCTGTTTGTTGTCAGAGGTGGAAGTTAAAGGCTCAAAGCAATGTGGCATCACAGGTGGGGTAGCATTCATTAATGGATTTACCTTATCCAGCCCCCATGCCTTAGCTTGGCTGGAGGCCAGTAAAGATGTCAGTGTGATTGACCTGCAGTATGGCTGGCCATTATACCAGTTCCATTGCTGGTATGAAGTAACCTGTGTTGAATGCTCCCCAGATGGTATGTATGCATTTTGTGGGCAGTATTTAAACACCACTACTATATTCCACCTAGGAAGTGGAGATAAGCTAGCAACAGTGACCTCTGAGTTTTCTGGTGGATTTGTGAAGTCCATCCTGGTTCTAGATACAATACATCAAATGGTGATGATTGACAATGAAGGTAGCCTTTCTGTCTGGAACACCAAAGATATCACAAATCCCAGGCTTATGGAGGACTATGACTGCAGAGGGGATGATAGTGATGTGGTAGGTATAGAATTATCTGAGGATCAGAAATCAGTACTTATTTGCAAAGCCAGAAGCATTGAGGTGCTCGATACCAAGCTTTGGAAGATGGTAGAGAAGTTTAAGGCCAAACGTAGTGAGAGATTTGTGGCTGCTGTTCTGTCAAAGAATGGCCAAAGTATTGTAGCATCAATGGAAAATACTTCATCCATATTTGTGTGGAGAAGGGACAGTGGGCAATGCATGGCTAGTTTAATAGAGATATCAGGATCCATTGTCAAGTTGATCAAGTCAACACACCATAACTTGCTTTTGTCCGTAGCCAGCAGTGGGGTTCTCTCAGTTTGGGACATTGATATCATAACAGCAATGTCAAACATTGACAAAACAGGCAAAAGGATGCAAAATGTACAGTTGTCAGGCAGAGAAGACTTTGTCTACACAATGGATGGCTCTGAAGCCATCCATAAGTGGAATTTCAGCACAGGTTTCATTGAGATGGTGTTTAAACATGAAGGGTTAGTGGAGAACTGTGTTCTTACCACATCTGGTGACCTTATGGTGACATCTGATGACAAATGTAGCCAATATATCTGGCAGACTGCCACTGGTGAGAATATCTTCCGAATCAACGGTCAAAAAATATCCCAACTTCTTATCACCCATAATGACCAATTTGTGGTTTCTCTCTGTGAACAAAATGCCTCGCGTGTCTGGAGGCTTGCTACTGGACACAAAGTGTGCAACATCTTGGTTACCCTCCAGCATGCACTTATCACCACTGCCAATACTTTCCTGGTTGGTACAACTAAAAACAAGCTGTTGGCTGTCAGCTTGTGGTCCGGCAGTGTATCCAAGAAGTTCGTCTGTGATGATGGGATCACAATCATAAATTTTAAGCTAATTCCAGACAGTCCAGACTATGTTGTCTTCATCACATCCACAGAGACTGTTTTCCTATGGAGTGTAGCTGATGAGTCAGTCTGCAGAAGGGTGCAACTGCCTAGCAACTTCTTAAAGAACTTGGAAGACTTCCAGATCTCACCAAATGGAAAATTGGGAATTGTATCTAAAGGAGATGACAACATAAATGTCCTGGATCTACACAGTGGAAAATTGCGCTTAGTCCATGCAGCAGGCATTATATGGAGGCAAAAGTTATCAAGAGATGGACGGTACTTGGtctatatttgttttggaaattctgatgaggatgatgatgcaGGTGTGGTTTCTAGTTTAATTGTCATGCGACTTGCTGATGGAAAGAGTATTGGTACCTGTTCTCTCTACAAAACACCAACCTACTTGTGCCTATCACAACGAGCACTCAACATAATTATTGGATTTGAGGATGGTAGCATAGGGACATACACAGTTGTGGACCGTGTAGATGCAGCCCTCAAAATCAAGATTGCCACCTCCAACAGCCGGCAGATTGTCAACAATGCCTCACAGAAAATACGACCCAAGTGCAGCACTAATGCCTTCAAGACCATTGCTGATTGCATGTGGAGGGAGTCAACTGAAGTTTTCTCTCGAGATAGCCCCATCAATGTCTCTGACAGTGGGGAGCCtgaaacaacaacaccaacaaaaaaAGACTGA